One Gemmatimonadota bacterium DNA window includes the following coding sequences:
- a CDS encoding Ku protein, with translation MAARAMWKAVLRLDDVQVPVKLYAGVEDRGVHFRLLHERDRVPVRQELVDPDTDDPVPREDVRKGVPLPDREAFAVLSEGDLEALEPEPSRDIDVQAFVPPDVLDHRWYDRPYYLGPDGAAADYAALVEALRASGREGVARWVMRKKEYRGALRVHEGALVLVSLRPASRVVAGGEVSVPQGRDLEPAELELAQRLIASLEGPFEPERWTDEHRERLLELIDAKASGKTIDIEPHRRTRAEGASLREALEASLASA, from the coding sequence ATGGCGGCGCGCGCGATGTGGAAGGCCGTGCTCCGGCTGGATGACGTGCAGGTGCCGGTGAAGCTCTACGCCGGCGTCGAGGATCGTGGCGTCCATTTCCGACTGCTCCACGAGCGGGACCGCGTGCCGGTCCGGCAGGAGCTGGTCGATCCCGACACCGACGACCCGGTGCCGCGGGAGGACGTCCGCAAGGGGGTGCCGCTCCCCGATCGCGAGGCGTTCGCGGTCCTGAGCGAAGGCGACCTGGAAGCGCTGGAGCCCGAGCCATCACGCGACATCGACGTGCAGGCCTTCGTGCCGCCCGACGTGCTCGACCATCGCTGGTACGACCGTCCGTACTACCTGGGCCCCGACGGAGCGGCGGCGGACTACGCCGCCCTCGTGGAGGCACTGAGGGCGAGCGGTCGCGAGGGCGTGGCCCGGTGGGTCATGCGCAAGAAGGAGTATCGCGGTGCGCTGCGCGTCCACGAGGGCGCCCTGGTGCTGGTGAGCCTGCGCCCAGCGAGTCGGGTGGTGGCGGGCGGAGAGGTGTCCGTCCCGCAGGGCAGGGACCTCGAGCCCGCGGAGCTGGAGCTGGCGCAACGGCTCATCGCCTCGCTGGAGGGACCGTTCGAGCCCGAGCGCTGGACGGACGAGCATCGGGAGCGGCTGCTCGAGCTCATCGACGCGAAGGCGAGCGGCAAGACCATCGACATCGAGCCACACCGGCGCACGCGCGCAGAGGGTGCCTCGCTGCGCGAAGCCTTGGAAGCGAGCCTGGCCAGTGCCTGA
- a CDS encoding DUF5666 domain-containing protein — MRRYRTSLGRCSAALVLLAAAASTAAPVAGQEPTRDPHLLEEDSWVSIDGQVQAVMGEEFRLDYGDGTIRVEMDELERWGDGYELRSGDAVTVSGLIDDDFFSSVEIEARTVYVERLGTYFYVEQNDDEEDWFTDPIVSIFGPVEQSRMIVQGTVTEVSGDEFTLNTGTRRLTVDVDEMERNPLDEDGLQRVDVGDQVSVTGRMDRDLFEARELEAETVHRLRRERDPGSGR, encoded by the coding sequence ATGAGACGATACCGCACGAGCCTGGGACGCTGCTCGGCCGCCCTGGTCCTGCTGGCGGCCGCCGCGTCGACCGCCGCCCCCGTGGCGGGGCAGGAACCGACCCGCGACCCCCATCTGCTGGAAGAGGACAGTTGGGTCTCCATCGACGGGCAGGTGCAGGCCGTCATGGGCGAGGAGTTCCGCCTCGACTACGGTGACGGGACCATCAGGGTGGAGATGGACGAGCTGGAACGCTGGGGCGATGGCTACGAGCTGAGGTCCGGCGACGCTGTCACCGTTTCCGGCCTGATCGACGACGACTTCTTCTCGTCCGTCGAGATCGAGGCGCGAACGGTCTACGTCGAGCGGCTGGGCACGTACTTCTATGTCGAGCAGAACGACGACGAGGAGGATTGGTTCACGGATCCGATCGTATCGATCTTCGGCCCGGTCGAGCAGTCACGCATGATCGTGCAGGGTACCGTGACCGAGGTCTCCGGCGACGAGTTCACGCTCAACACCGGCACTCGACGACTGACGGTGGACGTGGACGAGATGGAGCGCAATCCGCTGGACGAGGACGGGCTCCAACGTGTGGACGTCGGCGATCAGGTCAGCGTCACCGGCCGTATGGACAGGGACCTCTTCGAGGCGCGCGAACTGGAGGCCGAGACCGTCCACAGGCTGAGGCGGGAGCGGGATCCGGGAAGCGGGCGATGA
- a CDS encoding RidA family protein, translated as MTRTPVLLVPLLMSLACTLEPRDDLPPASAATGRAEMEIIDVPGVAKLPVFSPAVRVGDLLLLSGQIGTVGGELRLVEGGVGPETRQTLANIEQVLQAAGATRADIAKCTVFLADIADYGAMNEAYLEFFPSDPPARSAMAGSGLALGARVEIECIARAP; from the coding sequence ATGACACGCACGCCGGTTCTGCTGGTCCCACTCCTCATGTCGCTGGCGTGTACGCTGGAGCCGCGGGACGACCTTCCTCCCGCGAGCGCGGCGACCGGTCGGGCGGAGATGGAGATCATCGACGTCCCGGGAGTGGCGAAGCTGCCCGTCTTCTCGCCGGCGGTGCGTGTGGGGGACCTGTTGCTCCTCTCAGGGCAGATCGGGACGGTCGGAGGCGAGCTGCGCCTGGTGGAGGGAGGTGTGGGACCGGAGACGCGGCAGACGCTCGCCAACATCGAGCAGGTCCTGCAGGCGGCGGGCGCCACCCGGGCGGATATCGCCAAGTGCACGGTGTTCCTGGCCGACATCGCCGACTACGGCGCGATGAACGAAGCATACCTGGAGTTCTTCCCTTCGGATCCTCCGGCGCGCTCCGCGATGGCGGGTAGCGGCCTCGCCCTTGGCGCGCGGGTCGAGATCGAGTGCATCGCGCGCGCACCCTGA
- a CDS encoding amidohydrolase — MLRMLSGARARAPGGRALTLLAWIAAGCAPSSRSADLVLTNGRVVTVDDDRPEAEAVAVSGHTILDVGTSEEMAAYVGAGTEVVDLEGRLVVPGLIEGHGHFLSLGRSRMILDLTAASSWEEIVALVGEAAARAPSGTWINGRGWHQEKWTSVPTPNVDGVPLHDALSAVSPDHPVLLGHASGHAAFANARALEEAGIGPQTPDPAGGTIVRGPEGRPTGLLRETAQRLVSAAQARAEEGRSAEERDHDFAERVRLAGEEALRNGVTSFHDAGSSFDDIDRLRSMDAEGSLPVRLYVMVRRESNETMAERLADYRILPEGNGHLTVRSIKRQIDGALGSHGAWLLEPYDDLPSTAGLVLEEVEEIRRTAEIAIENGFQVNTHAIGDRANREVLDIYADVFSQHPEATDLRWRIEHAQHLHPDDVPRFAELGVIAAMQGIHATSDGPWIPRRLGEWRARTGAYLWRSLLDAGVVIGNGTDVPVERIDPIASYYATVSRMTVEGTRFYPDQKMTRMEALRSYTLNNAYAEFAEDRKGSITPGKLADLTVLSQDILTIPEERIPQTQVELTVVGGEIRYRRKEDGP, encoded by the coding sequence ATGCTCCGCATGCTCTCCGGCGCCCGCGCGCGCGCCCCCGGCGGCCGGGCCCTGACCCTGCTGGCCTGGATCGCCGCCGGCTGTGCGCCGTCCTCACGCAGCGCCGACCTGGTGCTCACCAACGGCCGGGTGGTCACCGTGGACGACGACCGGCCCGAGGCCGAGGCGGTCGCCGTGTCCGGACACACGATCCTGGACGTGGGCACCTCCGAGGAGATGGCCGCATACGTCGGGGCGGGCACCGAGGTGGTGGACCTGGAGGGGCGGCTGGTGGTGCCGGGCCTCATCGAGGGTCACGGGCACTTCCTCTCGCTGGGGCGCTCGCGGATGATCCTGGACCTCACCGCTGCGTCGAGCTGGGAGGAGATCGTGGCCCTGGTCGGGGAGGCCGCCGCGCGGGCGCCCTCCGGCACGTGGATCAACGGGCGCGGCTGGCACCAGGAGAAGTGGACGTCGGTGCCGACGCCGAACGTGGACGGCGTGCCGCTGCACGACGCCCTGAGCGCGGTCAGCCCCGACCACCCGGTGCTCCTGGGGCACGCGAGCGGCCACGCCGCCTTCGCGAACGCCCGGGCGCTGGAGGAGGCGGGGATCGGGCCCCAGACCCCCGATCCCGCCGGAGGCACGATCGTGCGCGGACCGGAGGGCCGGCCCACCGGTCTGCTGCGGGAGACGGCGCAACGTCTCGTGAGCGCCGCCCAGGCCCGCGCGGAGGAAGGTCGCAGCGCGGAGGAGCGCGATCACGACTTCGCCGAGCGCGTCCGGCTGGCCGGGGAGGAGGCCCTGCGCAACGGCGTCACCTCCTTCCACGACGCCGGCTCCAGCTTCGACGACATCGACCGCCTGCGGAGCATGGACGCCGAGGGGTCGCTGCCTGTGCGTCTGTACGTGATGGTGCGCCGCGAGTCGAACGAGACCATGGCGGAGCGCCTCGCGGACTACCGCATCCTTCCCGAGGGCAACGGCCACCTCACGGTGCGCTCCATCAAGCGTCAGATCGACGGCGCCCTGGGCTCCCACGGAGCCTGGCTGCTGGAGCCCTACGACGATCTGCCTTCCACCGCCGGCCTCGTGCTCGAGGAGGTGGAGGAGATCCGGCGGACGGCCGAGATCGCCATCGAGAACGGCTTCCAGGTGAACACGCACGCGATCGGCGACCGGGCCAACCGGGAGGTGCTCGACATCTACGCCGACGTGTTCTCCCAGCACCCGGAGGCCACCGACCTGCGCTGGCGCATCGAACATGCACAGCATCTCCACCCCGACGACGTGCCGCGCTTCGCGGAGCTGGGCGTCATCGCGGCCATGCAGGGCATCCACGCCACGTCCGACGGGCCGTGGATCCCGCGGCGCCTGGGCGAATGGCGGGCGCGGACCGGCGCCTACCTGTGGCGGTCGCTGCTGGATGCGGGCGTGGTCATCGGCAACGGCACGGATGTGCCGGTGGAGCGCATCGACCCGATCGCCAGCTACTACGCCACGGTGTCACGGATGACCGTGGAGGGGACACGCTTCTATCCCGACCAGAAGATGACCCGCATGGAAGCGCTGCGCTCGTACACGCTCAACAACGCCTATGCCGAGTTCGCCGAGGATCGGAAGGGCTCCATCACGCCCGGCAAGCTCGCCGACCTGACGGTGCTGTCCCAGGACATCCTGACCATCCCCGAGGAGCGCATCCCCCAGACACAGGTGGAGCTCACGGTGGTGGGAGGTGAGATCCGCTACCGCAGAAAGGAAGACGGACCATGA
- a CDS encoding N(4)-(beta-N-acetylglucosaminyl)-L-asparaginase — protein MKRRDFLSTTTAAGIGAALPRPASAQRAPQVLVRRTVDPVVIADSSGWRYKNGGPRNAVEEAYLRITRGEDVLDALIAGVNIPELDPEETGIGFGGLPNEQGVVQLDASCMHGPRRQAGGVAAVEGIRTPSKLAKAVMELTDHHLLVGQGAQDFARRLGFTIEDDLNTERSRALWLEWKRRVDPEHYPDPESRRRVGYDAGLEMVREGLIDADSFWGTINCNGLGPNGELCGVTTTSGLAWKIPGRVGDSPILGAGLYVADGVGAAGSTGRGEANLFNLSSFLIVERLRQGDHPKDAGMYALERIKENTVEARLLNSRGLPAFDIRFFVLDAQGRQAGVAMYGNGESIYALCTANGSEAVPLEGLLEGSPTDP, from the coding sequence ATGAAGCGCAGGGACTTCCTCTCCACCACCACGGCGGCCGGGATCGGGGCCGCGCTGCCTCGCCCCGCCTCCGCGCAACGCGCTCCCCAGGTGCTTGTGCGACGGACGGTCGATCCGGTGGTGATCGCCGACTCCAGCGGATGGCGCTACAAGAACGGCGGTCCCCGCAACGCCGTGGAGGAGGCCTATCTGCGCATCACGCGCGGGGAGGACGTGCTCGACGCCCTGATTGCGGGTGTGAACATCCCGGAGCTGGACCCGGAGGAGACGGGCATCGGCTTCGGAGGCCTCCCGAACGAGCAGGGCGTGGTGCAGCTCGACGCCTCGTGCATGCACGGCCCCCGGCGGCAGGCGGGCGGGGTGGCCGCCGTGGAGGGCATCCGGACGCCTTCGAAGCTGGCCAAGGCGGTGATGGAGCTCACCGACCACCACCTGCTCGTGGGCCAGGGCGCCCAGGACTTCGCCCGCCGTCTCGGGTTCACGATCGAGGACGACCTCAACACCGAGCGTTCCCGGGCGCTGTGGCTGGAGTGGAAGCGGCGCGTGGACCCCGAGCACTACCCCGACCCGGAGTCGCGTCGGCGGGTGGGCTACGACGCCGGCCTGGAGATGGTGCGCGAAGGCCTGATCGACGCCGACTCCTTCTGGGGCACCATCAACTGCAATGGGCTGGGGCCGAACGGCGAGCTGTGCGGCGTCACCACCACGAGCGGTCTGGCCTGGAAGATCCCCGGCCGCGTGGGCGACTCACCGATCCTGGGTGCCGGCCTCTACGTGGCCGACGGCGTCGGCGCCGCCGGCTCCACGGGCCGCGGGGAGGCGAACCTGTTCAACCTGTCGTCCTTCTTGATCGTCGAGCGGCTGCGGCAGGGCGACCATCCCAAGGACGCCGGGATGTACGCGCTCGAGCGCATCAAGGAGAACACCGTCGAGGCGCGCCTGCTCAACAGCCGCGGACTGCCGGCCTTCGACATCCGCTTCTTCGTGCTCGACGCCCAGGGGCGGCAGGCCGGCGTGGCCATGTACGGGAACGGCGAGTCGATCTACGCGCTGTGCACGGCGAACGGATCGGAGGCGGTCCCGCTCGAAGGGCTGCTGGAGGGGTCGCCGACGGATCCGTGA
- a CDS encoding glycosyltransferase, whose protein sequence is MNVCLVALDFHGWNCPSGCGFGRATRSLGRALTRRGVRVTAVVPRALGQPERCVVDGIEVFSFSPTRPAEAHRWLREVDADIYHSIEPSLLTHVAQRARPARAHVVTMLDPALDGPCIGGPDSEPLSLAHWLRRRYYRMGRRVRDAVASADLRFVGARHIGDEVRRLYGLAETPAFLPRPVDVPAQVRKASVPTVCMLDRWEPRKRPELFFALAERFPEVRFIAAGSAADEAATWVVRQRWGHLFNLELRDPVSPFSRAYAELLAESWILVNPAHRTGLPASFVDAAAHGTAILSTVDPDDFASNFGLRAAPEALGEGLSDLLADSRWRLRGELGRAYVADTFSADRSVDAHLEAYRSLVGGVEAPAPLAVAQMA, encoded by the coding sequence GTGAACGTCTGTCTCGTCGCCCTCGATTTCCATGGCTGGAACTGCCCGAGCGGGTGCGGCTTCGGCCGCGCCACCCGCTCCCTCGGCCGCGCCCTGACCCGTCGGGGCGTGCGCGTCACCGCGGTCGTCCCGCGCGCGCTCGGTCAGCCCGAGCGGTGCGTCGTGGACGGCATCGAGGTCTTCTCGTTCAGTCCCACCCGCCCCGCCGAAGCGCACCGCTGGCTGCGGGAGGTGGACGCCGACATCTACCACTCGATCGAGCCGTCGCTGCTGACGCACGTCGCCCAGCGGGCCCGCCCGGCGCGCGCGCACGTGGTCACGATGCTCGACCCCGCGCTCGACGGCCCGTGCATCGGCGGACCCGACTCGGAGCCGCTCTCGCTCGCCCACTGGCTCCGACGCCGGTACTACCGCATGGGCCGACGCGTGCGGGACGCCGTCGCGAGCGCCGATCTGCGGTTCGTGGGGGCGCGACACATCGGCGACGAGGTCCGTCGCCTCTACGGCCTCGCCGAGACGCCGGCGTTCCTGCCGCGCCCGGTCGACGTCCCCGCCCAGGTGCGCAAGGCGTCGGTGCCGACCGTCTGCATGCTGGACCGCTGGGAGCCGCGCAAGCGCCCGGAGTTGTTCTTCGCGCTCGCCGAGCGTTTTCCGGAGGTGCGCTTCATCGCCGCCGGCAGCGCCGCGGACGAGGCCGCCACCTGGGTGGTGCGGCAGCGCTGGGGCCACCTGTTCAACCTCGAGCTGCGCGACCCCGTGAGCCCGTTCTCCCGGGCCTACGCGGAGCTCCTGGCGGAGAGCTGGATCCTGGTCAATCCGGCGCACCGCACCGGGCTGCCCGCGTCCTTCGTGGACGCAGCCGCACACGGCACCGCCATCCTGAGCACGGTGGACCCGGACGACTTCGCGTCCAACTTCGGGCTGCGCGCGGCTCCGGAGGCGCTGGGAGAGGGCCTGTCCGATCTGCTGGCGGACAGCCGCTGGCGACTGCGGGGGGAGTTGGGGCGCGCCTACGTGGCGGATACGTTCTCCGCCGACCGCAGCGTCGACGCGCACCTGGAGGCGTACCGGTCCCTCGTCGGCGGCGTCGAGGCACCGGCGCCGCTGGCCGTCGCCCAGATGGCGTGA
- a CDS encoding OmpA family protein has translation MKGTETTAKRFAVAGILGASLVASGCAHVNREELGVELATIRQEMAAGDQAVEERLGGRIDGVESRVDGVEGRVDLLEQDLSALENRFNVTVERMAAATRVNTPIYFGFDEADLQSQDQELLSEFSSIVMQHFPNALVTVEGFTDPAGSEAYNLRLGQRRASAVREYLVAEGGMNPDRVRAVSYGEDTRRQVVPGATRDEGQQNRRVVMVIDHSTASSEVAGR, from the coding sequence ATGAAGGGGACTGAAACGACCGCCAAGCGTTTCGCGGTCGCTGGAATCTTGGGCGCTTCGCTCGTCGCGAGCGGGTGTGCCCATGTCAACCGTGAGGAGCTCGGCGTCGAGCTCGCCACGATCCGCCAGGAGATGGCCGCCGGCGATCAGGCGGTCGAAGAGCGGCTCGGCGGGCGCATCGACGGCGTCGAGTCCCGTGTGGACGGCGTCGAAGGCCGCGTGGACCTGCTGGAGCAGGATCTGAGCGCGCTCGAGAATCGCTTCAACGTGACGGTGGAGCGCATGGCCGCGGCGACGCGGGTCAACACGCCCATCTACTTCGGCTTCGACGAAGCCGACCTGCAGTCGCAGGACCAGGAGCTGCTGAGCGAGTTCAGCAGCATCGTCATGCAGCACTTCCCGAACGCGCTGGTGACGGTGGAAGGCTTCACCGACCCGGCCGGCAGCGAGGCGTACAACCTCCGCCTCGGGCAGCGGCGTGCGAGCGCCGTGCGGGAGTACCTGGTCGCCGAGGGGGGCATGAATCCCGACCGCGTGCGCGCCGTCAGCTACGGCGAGGACACCCGCCGTCAGGTGGTGCCGGGCGCGACCCGCGACGAGGGTCAGCAGAACCGCCGGGTCGTGATGGTCATCGACCACTCGACCGCGAGCTCCGAGGTGGCCGGCCGCTGA
- a CDS encoding SDR family NAD(P)-dependent oxidoreductase, translated as MRGQPGGTELNGTNRIQGRRALITGASSGIGAAVARALAERGVHLVLAARRGERAHALAAELADRHGVQAEAHALDVRDRQAVQAFGDRLEEQGLEVDILVNNAGLARGLAPFHEGVLDDYEEMIDTNVKGLILVSRRFLPPMVKRNRGHVVHIGSIAGYQVYPGGNVYNASKFAVRALAEAMNVDLVGTAVRVSSVDPGLVQTEFSQVRFHGDTERAATVYRGYTPLAPEDVADVVCFVLNAPPHVNVADLILLPTDQRSSTVVHKEPV; from the coding sequence GTGCGGGGACAACCCGGAGGAACGGAGCTGAACGGGACCAATCGGATCCAAGGCCGTCGCGCGCTGATCACCGGCGCCTCGTCCGGCATCGGCGCCGCCGTGGCCCGCGCCCTGGCCGAGCGCGGCGTGCACCTGGTGCTGGCCGCCCGGCGGGGGGAGCGGGCCCATGCCCTCGCGGCCGAGCTGGCGGACCGCCACGGCGTGCAGGCGGAGGCCCACGCCCTGGACGTGCGGGACCGGCAGGCCGTCCAGGCCTTCGGGGACCGGCTGGAGGAGCAGGGCCTGGAGGTGGACATCCTCGTCAACAACGCGGGCCTGGCCCGGGGCCTGGCCCCCTTCCACGAAGGGGTGCTCGACGACTACGAGGAGATGATCGACACGAACGTCAAAGGCCTCATCCTCGTGTCGCGTCGCTTCCTCCCCCCCATGGTGAAGCGGAACCGCGGACACGTCGTACACATCGGCAGCATCGCGGGCTATCAGGTCTATCCGGGAGGGAACGTCTACAACGCGAGCAAGTTCGCCGTGCGCGCCCTCGCGGAGGCCATGAACGTCGACCTGGTGGGGACCGCGGTCCGCGTCTCCTCCGTGGACCCGGGACTCGTGCAGACGGAGTTCTCCCAGGTGCGCTTCCATGGAGACACGGAACGGGCCGCCACGGTGTACCGCGGGTATACACCGCTCGCGCCGGAGGACGTCGCGGACGTGGTGTGCTTCGTCCTGAACGCACCTCCCCACGTCAACGTCGCGGACCTGATCCTGCTGCCCACGGATCAGCGCAGCTCCACCGTGGTGCACAAGGAACCGGTGTGA
- a CDS encoding MFS transporter, whose translation MSRPSASAVISPPPRRTDATGPSDASPGLVVFALWLLVFSASSQIMIISPILPRIGEELGIRASLLGTLVTAYSSMVGLFAIISGPISDKVGRRRILLLGSGIMTVSLLLHALVDSYASFLTVRLLSGVAGGVLSGAAVSYIGDFFPYNRRGWATGWVMSGAAFGQILGIPIGIELAGRYGFRAPFYVFAVTMALTWLLILARVPQPAVELSRHKLTLGRAVRDYWAMLRRREVAAAALAYWLMFLGVSVYVVYLPTWLEAARGASSTEIATLFLVGGIANVLTGPQAGRLSDRIGRKVMVLCSCVGLSIVMLATIPVVDGIRMAYPIFFLVMVLVAMRVSPFSALLTALVSDERRGSLMSLTVALGQVGFAIGGAVAGPLYAYRGYQSNTVLAATSVLLMGVVVWLFIPEPDRSRVS comes from the coding sequence GTGAGCCGACCGTCGGCCAGCGCGGTGATCTCCCCCCCGCCCCGTCGCACCGACGCGACCGGGCCCTCCGACGCCTCCCCCGGCCTGGTGGTCTTCGCGCTGTGGCTCCTGGTCTTCTCGGCCAGCAGCCAGATCATGATCATCTCGCCGATCCTGCCGCGGATCGGAGAGGAGCTGGGGATCCGCGCCTCGCTGCTGGGCACGCTCGTGACGGCCTACAGCTCCATGGTGGGGTTGTTCGCGATCATCTCCGGTCCCATCTCGGACAAGGTCGGACGACGCCGCATCCTGCTGCTCGGCTCGGGCATCATGACGGTGTCGCTGCTGCTGCACGCGCTGGTGGACAGCTACGCCTCGTTCCTGACCGTGCGCCTGCTCTCCGGGGTCGCCGGGGGTGTGCTGAGCGGCGCCGCGGTGTCGTACATCGGGGACTTCTTCCCGTACAACCGCCGCGGATGGGCCACGGGCTGGGTCATGAGCGGCGCCGCCTTCGGACAGATCCTCGGCATCCCCATCGGCATCGAGCTCGCGGGCCGCTACGGGTTCCGCGCCCCGTTCTACGTGTTCGCCGTCACGATGGCGCTCACATGGCTGCTCATCCTCGCGCGCGTGCCCCAGCCCGCGGTGGAGCTGTCCCGGCACAAGCTCACGCTGGGCCGCGCGGTGCGCGACTACTGGGCCATGCTGCGCCGCCGTGAGGTGGCGGCCGCCGCGCTGGCCTACTGGCTCATGTTCCTCGGCGTCTCCGTCTACGTCGTCTACCTGCCCACCTGGCTGGAGGCGGCGCGGGGCGCCAGCAGCACCGAGATCGCGACGCTGTTCCTCGTGGGCGGCATCGCCAACGTGCTCACCGGCCCGCAGGCAGGGCGCCTGTCCGACCGGATCGGTCGCAAGGTGATGGTGCTGTGCTCGTGTGTGGGCCTCTCGATCGTGATGCTCGCCACCATCCCCGTGGTCGACGGCATCCGGATGGCCTACCCGATCTTCTTCCTGGTGATGGTGCTGGTGGCGATGCGCGTGAGCCCCTTCTCCGCCCTGCTGACCGCCCTGGTCTCGGACGAGCGCCGGGGCTCGCTCATGAGCCTCACGGTGGCGCTGGGCCAGGTGGGCTTCGCCATCGGGGGCGCGGTGGCCGGGCCGCTCTACGCCTACCGCGGCTACCAGAGCAACACGGTGCTGGCCGCCACGTCGGTGCTGCTGATGGGCGTGGTGGTGTGGCTCTTCATCCCCGAGCCCGACCGGAGCCGCGTCAGCTAG
- a CDS encoding response regulator, with product MNDEGQLRVLLVEDSLDQANLMMRWLELSGELRVSHAQDGVRGAALAQEQRWDLVITDLNLPGSDGLEVIRASKALHPDTPVLVVTAYRDQSFAAQAIREGADGFLPKPFERTELVEKAEQLLQSGGTAHHTAGPTVLAIGAHADDVENGCGGALLRHLDLGNRVVILVLTQGEEDGSPSVRAGEIELSARLLGARVIIADLPATQVTDGEDTIQVIERVMHAFEPEIVYTHSPHDLHTDHRGAYRATLIAAREAPTLYCYPTKASTVDFKPSMFVEISEYLDKKKEIVSLFQTPEVNLPYLKGTFVEASALYWGRFAGFGRVEPLEVVRGGR from the coding sequence ATGAACGACGAAGGACAGCTGCGGGTCCTCCTGGTCGAGGACAGCCTGGACCAGGCCAACCTGATGATGCGCTGGCTGGAGCTCTCCGGTGAGCTTCGCGTGAGCCACGCGCAGGATGGCGTTCGGGGTGCCGCCCTGGCCCAGGAGCAGCGCTGGGACCTGGTCATCACCGACCTGAACCTCCCGGGCAGCGATGGGCTGGAGGTCATCCGCGCCAGCAAGGCGCTCCACCCCGACACGCCGGTGCTCGTGGTCACGGCCTACCGCGACCAGTCGTTCGCCGCCCAGGCCATCCGGGAGGGCGCCGACGGCTTCCTGCCCAAGCCGTTCGAACGAACGGAGCTGGTGGAGAAGGCCGAGCAGCTGCTGCAGTCGGGAGGGACCGCCCACCACACGGCCGGCCCCACCGTGCTGGCCATCGGCGCACACGCCGACGACGTCGAGAACGGGTGCGGTGGCGCGCTGCTCCGCCACCTGGATCTCGGCAACCGGGTGGTGATCCTGGTACTCACCCAGGGAGAGGAGGACGGCAGCCCCTCCGTCCGGGCCGGCGAGATCGAGCTGTCGGCGCGCCTGCTCGGCGCGCGGGTCATCATCGCCGATCTGCCCGCCACCCAGGTGACCGACGGGGAGGACACGATCCAGGTGATCGAGCGGGTCATGCACGCATTCGAGCCCGAGATCGTCTACACCCACTCCCCGCACGACCTGCACACCGATCATCGCGGGGCCTACCGCGCCACGCTGATCGCCGCCCGCGAGGCGCCCACGCTGTACTGCTATCCCACGAAAGCCAGCACGGTGGACTTCAAGCCGTCCATGTTCGTGGAGATCTCGGAATACCTGGACAAGAAGAAGGAGATCGTCTCCCTCTTCCAGACGCCGGAGGTCAACCTGCCCTATCTCAAGGGCACGTTCGTGGAGGCGTCCGCGCTGTACTGGGGCCGCTTCGCCGGCTTCGGCCGCGTGGAGCCGCTCGAGGTGGTGCGGGGCGGACGCTGA
- a CDS encoding Hpt domain-containing protein, with protein sequence MEADRSSGAAGADALPLEFPDPVVVKVDGVIADLVPGYLQARRAEVLTLSAAVQTSDLAALQLAGHRLKGSGAGYGFPEITAFGGAIEDAASVGDMAGVVRAVRGLASYLDAVRLELP encoded by the coding sequence ATGGAAGCGGACCGATCCTCGGGAGCCGCGGGGGCCGATGCCCTGCCGCTGGAGTTCCCCGACCCGGTCGTCGTGAAGGTGGACGGGGTGATCGCCGACCTGGTGCCGGGATACCTCCAGGCCCGCCGGGCCGAGGTGCTCACGTTGTCCGCCGCCGTGCAGACGAGCGACCTGGCAGCCCTCCAGCTCGCCGGTCACCGCCTGAAGGGCTCGGGCGCCGGGTACGGCTTCCCCGAGATCACCGCCTTCGGCGGCGCCATCGAGGATGCGGCCAGCGTGGGCGACATGGCCGGTGTGGTCCGCGCCGTCCGCGGCCTGGCGAGCTACCTCGACGCGGTGCGGTTGGAGCTGCCGTAG